A single genomic interval of Lactococcus sp. S-13 harbors:
- a CDS encoding 4-alpha-glucanotransferase: protein MTEEFSLKPHGEKAYHTGVAVPIFSLRTEQSSGIGQFSDLKQLADFSHKSGMDVIQLLPINDTTTFMDWRDSYPYRAISVFALHPIYLDIHSFWDIYTKTEQKELATTEKILNALEQIDYEKALALKWKYAKLIYQHSAEKIQRTSAYQEFYKKGKAWLEAYAAFCVLRDQNQTADFTTWQEYSTYTPNLFQKLQKGKFAEALDLHIFVQYLLHSQLLEAVTYCHRLGIALKGDIAIGIAHDSVDAWTNPELFNLDKQAGAPPDVFAVNGQNWGFPTYNWEQMAKDGYTWWKERMTNMAEYFDAYRLDHILGFFRIWEMPADSVRGLLGQFSPALALSAEEIENNYGIPLRAWGIERFIEPFIKDWVLDEIFGRDNRDWIIQSFLDYIGHGNYRFKKAFNTQKKVEQAYLENWVQDGLYQLHENVIFLKDHKNDQLYHPRITLPTTISFREFGDDYKQRLERLYNDYFYGRNYDFWKERAYEKLPALKNATPMLACGEDLGMVPENVPDVMYHLEILRLIIERMPADDSFVNGLQYAPYLSVVTTSSHDTSPLRAWWQENRSNTQRYYNEVMGWYGEAPQEASPEIIQEIIKRNLNSDAMLAILPLQDWLAMDERLRKPDANAEQINVPANPFHYWRYRLHCTIESLTEDTGWTQFLKNFIGQTKRNN from the coding sequence ATGACGGAGGAATTTTCACTAAAACCCCACGGAGAAAAAGCCTACCACACAGGCGTAGCAGTTCCGATTTTTTCTCTCCGAACAGAACAATCAAGTGGCATTGGCCAGTTTTCAGATCTTAAGCAATTAGCAGATTTTTCTCATAAATCAGGAATGGATGTCATTCAATTATTGCCAATCAATGATACCACAACCTTCATGGACTGGCGTGATTCCTATCCCTATCGTGCAATATCAGTCTTTGCTTTGCACCCCATCTATCTTGATATCCACAGTTTTTGGGATATTTACACCAAGACAGAGCAGAAGGAACTCGCAACAACAGAAAAAATTCTAAACGCGCTTGAACAAATTGACTACGAAAAAGCGTTGGCCTTAAAATGGAAATATGCCAAACTTATTTATCAGCATTCGGCCGAAAAAATTCAGCGTACCTCTGCTTATCAGGAATTTTACAAGAAAGGTAAAGCTTGGCTAGAGGCATACGCCGCTTTCTGTGTGCTTCGCGACCAAAATCAAACTGCCGACTTTACCACTTGGCAGGAATATTCAACCTATACCCCCAACCTTTTCCAAAAATTACAAAAAGGAAAATTTGCAGAAGCCCTTGATTTACACATCTTTGTTCAGTACCTCTTACACAGTCAACTCCTTGAAGCAGTCACCTATTGTCATCGCTTGGGTATCGCATTAAAAGGAGACATTGCAATTGGTATTGCTCATGATTCAGTAGACGCTTGGACTAATCCCGAGCTCTTCAATCTTGATAAACAAGCCGGAGCACCCCCAGATGTTTTCGCAGTTAATGGTCAAAATTGGGGCTTCCCGACTTACAATTGGGAACAAATGGCAAAAGACGGCTACACCTGGTGGAAAGAAAGAATGACCAATATGGCAGAATACTTTGATGCCTATCGTTTGGATCATATCTTAGGATTTTTTAGAATTTGGGAAATGCCTGCGGACTCAGTACGCGGCTTACTCGGCCAGTTCTCGCCAGCACTAGCCTTATCCGCAGAAGAAATCGAAAATAATTATGGCATCCCTCTGCGTGCTTGGGGAATAGAGCGTTTTATCGAACCTTTTATCAAAGACTGGGTTCTTGATGAAATATTTGGACGTGACAACCGTGATTGGATTATTCAAAGCTTTTTAGATTACATTGGTCATGGGAACTACCGATTTAAAAAAGCCTTTAACACACAAAAAAAGGTTGAACAAGCATACTTAGAGAATTGGGTACAAGACGGTCTTTATCAACTACACGAAAATGTTATTTTTCTTAAAGATCATAAAAATGACCAACTCTATCACCCACGGATTACTCTGCCTACAACTATAAGTTTCCGTGAATTTGGCGACGACTACAAACAGCGCCTTGAGAGACTCTATAATGATTATTTCTACGGACGTAACTACGATTTTTGGAAAGAAAGAGCCTACGAAAAGTTGCCAGCACTCAAAAATGCGACCCCTATGCTTGCGTGTGGCGAAGATTTAGGAATGGTTCCCGAAAATGTTCCAGATGTCATGTATCATTTGGAAATTCTCCGTCTCATCATTGAGCGAATGCCTGCAGACGACAGCTTTGTCAATGGTTTACAATATGCGCCTTACCTCTCCGTCGTTACAACCTCTAGTCACGACACAAGCCCTCTGCGGGCATGGTGGCAAGAAAATCGTTCAAATACCCAACGTTACTATAATGAAGTAATGGGCTGGTACGGAGAAGCACCTCAAGAAGCAAGCCCGGAAATTATTCAAGAAATTATCAAACGTAATCTCAATTCAGATGCAATGTTAGCAATCCTTCCCCTCCAAGACTGGTTGGCTATGGATGAAAGACTAAGAAAGCCAGATGCAAACGCAGAACAAATCAACGTTCCTGCCAATCCTTTCCATTATTGGCGCTATCGCCTTCATTGCACAATTGAATCTTTAACTGAAGATACAGGTTGGACGCAGTTCTTGAAAAACTTCATAGGACAAACAAAACGAAACAATTAA
- the nusB gene encoding transcription antitermination factor NusB yields MPKTLNQHQIRQRAVQVLFSYAVQNEMATTVVKTFRENVEKLEQVLSQTVRFDVDFRDERITVRKFPKELSQPLEAIYEIYEILSVENIEKTTVAKALAFMRDFGGHAKKLNEYEATNLFGGIMANLNLIRLLQIELDEEPVAPKILEFLKNLPENASPDQALETFQQTFSFLHENIREKYTRDLFVPATLSVELDAQLAQAESKAQAQTERLLEQTKTYVLNYDNESPEALERPAYFTTLVDGVLAKKKELESEISKYLAKNWSFSRLTLVEQAILQVSAYEIFFTETPAVVAVNEAVELSKDFSDEKSSRFINGVLTNFVKKD; encoded by the coding sequence ATGCCTAAAACGCTCAACCAGCACCAAATTCGCCAACGTGCCGTTCAAGTTTTGTTCAGCTACGCCGTCCAAAATGAGATGGCCACAACAGTAGTTAAAACTTTTCGTGAAAATGTCGAAAAATTAGAGCAAGTGCTCAGCCAAACGGTTCGTTTTGACGTTGATTTTCGTGATGAACGCATTACTGTGCGTAAATTTCCCAAAGAACTCTCACAACCATTAGAAGCAATTTATGAGATTTATGAGATTCTGAGCGTTGAAAATATTGAAAAGACAACCGTAGCCAAAGCGTTAGCCTTCATGCGCGACTTTGGTGGGCACGCTAAAAAACTCAACGAATACGAAGCAACCAATTTGTTTGGCGGCATCATGGCTAATCTTAATCTGATTCGTTTGTTACAAATCGAACTTGATGAAGAACCAGTTGCACCTAAAATTCTAGAATTTTTGAAAAATCTTCCAGAAAATGCAAGCCCCGACCAAGCCTTGGAAACTTTCCAACAAACCTTCTCATTTCTTCACGAGAACATCCGCGAAAAATATACACGCGACTTGTTTGTACCCGCAACACTTTCAGTAGAACTTGACGCTCAACTTGCCCAAGCAGAAAGCAAAGCTCAAGCTCAGACCGAACGTTTGCTCGAACAAACAAAAACTTACGTCCTCAATTATGACAACGAAAGCCCTGAAGCCCTGGAAAGACCAGCCTACTTCACAACACTCGTTGACGGCGTTTTGGCAAAGAAAAAAGAATTAGAAAGCGAAATTTCTAAATATTTGGCTAAAAACTGGTCATTTTCACGTTTGACCCTTGTTGAACAAGCCATTTTACAAGTTTCTGCCTATGAAATTTTCTTCACCGAGACCCCAGCAGTCGTTGCAGTCAATGAAGCCGTAGAGCTTTCCAAAGATTTCAGCGACGAAAAATCGAGCCGTTTCATTAACGGAGTTCTCACAAACTTTGTGAAAAAAGACTAA
- a CDS encoding Asp23/Gls24 family envelope stress response protein: MAEKTVHSEELGEIVIAPEVLEVIIGITTAKIEGVYALRNKRFSDRLGKKNEGRGVYIDSTDDKITVDIYVYLTYGVSIPLVATKIQKEVKEAVAQATEIIVDEVNIHVVGVMTEKQQKPALEDLFDEGFFDA, encoded by the coding sequence ATGGCAGAAAAAACTGTACATTCTGAAGAACTTGGTGAGATCGTTATCGCTCCCGAAGTTCTTGAAGTAATTATCGGCATTACAACAGCCAAAATCGAAGGCGTTTACGCCCTGCGCAACAAACGTTTTTCAGACCGTTTGGGTAAGAAAAACGAAGGACGCGGTGTTTATATCGACTCAACAGACGATAAAATTACCGTGGATATCTATGTTTACCTCACTTATGGCGTAAGCATCCCCCTAGTTGCAACCAAAATCCAAAAAGAAGTGAAAGAAGCAGTTGCTCAAGCTACTGAAATTATTGTTGATGAAGTCAATATCCACGTTGTTGGAGTCATGACTGAAAAACAACAAAAACCAGCGCTTGAAGATTTGTTTGACGAGGGATTCTTTGATGCCTAA
- the efp gene encoding elongation factor P, with the protein MVLAKDLKSGMTFLNGDKLLRVMEASHHKPGKGNTIMRMKLKDVRSGSTFDDTYRPEDKFEQAVIETVTAQYLYSMDDTANFMNNETYEQYEIPVEQVKDELLYVLENTDVKIQFYGTEVIGIQLPTTVVLEVTETQPSIKGATVTGSGKPATMETGLVVNVPDFVEAGTKLEINTQTGEYLKRA; encoded by the coding sequence ATGGTTTTAGCAAAAGATCTTAAATCAGGCATGACATTTTTGAACGGAGACAAACTCCTGCGCGTGATGGAAGCAAGCCACCACAAACCAGGTAAAGGGAATACCATCATGCGTATGAAACTTAAAGACGTGCGCTCTGGTTCAACTTTCGACGACACATACCGTCCTGAAGATAAATTTGAACAAGCAGTCATCGAAACAGTAACCGCTCAATACCTTTATTCAATGGATGACACAGCTAACTTCATGAACAATGAAACTTACGAACAATACGAAATTCCAGTAGAACAAGTCAAAGACGAACTCCTTTACGTCCTTGAAAACACTGACGTAAAAATCCAATTTTACGGTACAGAAGTAATTGGTATCCAATTGCCAACTACAGTTGTTCTTGAAGTCACTGAAACACAACCATCAATCAAAGGGGCAACAGTGACAGGTTCAGGTAAACCAGCAACAATGGAAACAGGTCTTGTTGTGAACGTACCAGACTTCGTTGAAGCAGGTACAAAACTTGAAATCAACACACAAACAGGTGAATATCTTAAACGTGCTTAA
- a CDS encoding M24 family metallopeptidase — MRIEKLKAKMAAEHIDSFLITDMKNIFYLTGFSGTAGSILLTKNRNIFMTDSRYSEMAHQLISDFEILETRDVVGLLPELTTACAVQNMAFEDTVDYAFFKNLSAATAHIELFSTHNFLLELRQFKDENELSKIRKACAIADEAFEAALKFIEPGRSEIEVANFLDFKMRALGASGVSFETIVASGKRSALPHGVATNKIIDFSDAVTLDFGCYYEGYASDMTRTIFVGNVDEKMKEIYEVVHKANQALIDKAKAGMTYADYDKIPRDVIEQAGFGPYFSHGIGHGLGLDVHEIPYFSQAMTESILQENMVVTDEPGIYLPHFGGVRIEDDLLITDKGCEVLTKAPKALIVI; from the coding sequence ATGAGAATTGAAAAATTAAAAGCAAAAATGGCCGCTGAACACATTGATAGTTTTTTGATTACGGATATGAAAAATATTTTTTATCTGACTGGATTTTCTGGGACGGCTGGAAGTATTTTATTGACTAAAAACCGAAATATTTTCATGACGGATAGTCGTTACAGTGAAATGGCGCACCAGCTAATCAGCGATTTTGAAATTCTGGAAACACGTGATGTGGTTGGCTTGTTGCCCGAATTAACGACAGCTTGTGCAGTTCAAAATATGGCATTTGAGGACACTGTGGACTATGCTTTTTTCAAAAATTTATCTGCCGCAACAGCTCATATTGAACTTTTTTCAACGCATAATTTTCTTTTGGAACTTCGCCAATTTAAGGATGAAAATGAGTTAAGCAAAATTCGCAAAGCTTGTGCAATTGCTGATGAAGCCTTTGAAGCAGCCCTCAAATTTATTGAACCCGGGCGCAGCGAAATTGAAGTCGCCAATTTTCTAGATTTTAAAATGCGAGCGTTGGGAGCAAGTGGCGTTTCTTTTGAAACAATTGTTGCTTCAGGCAAACGCAGCGCCTTGCCTCATGGTGTTGCCACTAATAAAATCATTGATTTTTCTGACGCGGTCACACTGGACTTTGGCTGCTACTATGAAGGCTACGCGAGTGATATGACGCGAACCATTTTTGTGGGGAATGTCGATGAAAAAATGAAAGAAATTTACGAAGTTGTCCACAAGGCAAATCAAGCCCTGATTGATAAAGCAAAAGCTGGGATGACTTATGCTGATTATGATAAAATTCCTCGTGATGTCATTGAGCAAGCAGGATTTGGGCCTTATTTTTCTCACGGTATTGGACATGGTTTGGGACTTGATGTGCATGAGATACCTTATTTTAGTCAGGCCATGACGGAAAGCATTTTGCAAGAAAATATGGTGGTGACTGACGAGCCGGGCATTTATCTGCCGCATTTTGGTGGCGTGCGCATTGAGGACGACTTGTTGATTACTGATAAGGGCTGTGAAGTCTTGACAAAAGCGCCAAAAGCACTTATCGTTATTTGA
- the rsmA gene encoding 16S rRNA (adenine(1518)-N(6)/adenine(1519)-N(6))-dimethyltransferase RsmA yields the protein MTENNIDRISNVIRTQDILRRHDFNFKKKFGQNFLTDHNILTKITQTAELSKAVNVIEIGPGIGSLTQYLLEEAAEVMAFEIDKTLIPILEETMAPYDNFTLVNADILKVDLLTEIQKFKNPNLPIKVVANLPYYITTPILMHLIESKIPFSEFVVMMQKEVADRIAATPNSKAYGSLSIAVQYYMEASVAFIVPRTVFIPAPNVDSAILKMVRREQALVEVKDEEWFFKTMHCTFVHRRKTLMNNLQAAFGKDNKPEIEKLLAQAEISPSIRAEALSIADFGRLADALLPLKK from the coding sequence ATGACTGAAAACAACATTGATCGTATTTCCAACGTTATCCGCACGCAAGATATTTTGCGCCGCCATGATTTTAATTTTAAGAAAAAATTTGGACAAAATTTCCTGACGGATCATAATATTTTGACTAAAATCACACAGACTGCTGAACTTTCAAAAGCAGTTAATGTCATCGAAATTGGCCCGGGGATTGGCTCACTGACGCAATATTTGCTGGAAGAAGCTGCCGAGGTCATGGCCTTTGAAATTGATAAAACCTTGATTCCTATCTTGGAAGAAACAATGGCGCCTTATGATAATTTTACTCTTGTCAATGCTGATATTTTGAAAGTAGATTTGCTGACTGAGATTCAAAAATTCAAGAATCCCAACTTACCAATCAAGGTGGTGGCAAACTTGCCTTACTATATCACAACGCCAATTTTAATGCACTTGATTGAGAGCAAGATACCATTTTCTGAATTTGTTGTCATGATGCAAAAAGAGGTGGCAGATCGTATCGCTGCCACGCCTAACAGCAAAGCATACGGCTCTTTGTCTATCGCGGTGCAATATTACATGGAGGCAAGTGTGGCTTTTATTGTGCCTCGGACAGTGTTCATCCCAGCGCCAAATGTGGATTCGGCAATTTTGAAAATGGTACGCCGTGAGCAAGCTCTTGTCGAAGTTAAAGACGAAGAATGGTTCTTTAAAACGATGCACTGCACCTTTGTTCATCGCAGAAAAACGTTGATGAATAACTTGCAAGCAGCTTTTGGGAAAGACAATAAGCCAGAAATTGAAAAATTATTGGCTCAAGCTGAAATTTCGCCAAGTATCCGTGCGGAGGCTTTGTCTATCGCTGATTTTGGCAGATTGGCAGATGCTTTATTACCTTTGAAAAAATAA
- the rnmV gene encoding ribonuclease M5 gives MTEKQKIDKVIVVEGRDDTANLKRFFDCDTYETGGSSIDDADLERLKILQEKRGIIVFTDPDFQGERIRKIIMQAVPEAQHAFLNRSEARPKGKGSLGIEHANFDDLKKALTEVLGGEKMLTENSSVNLTQAELMKFGLVMASDSRKRREYLCEHLRIGYANGKQIEKRLNMFGISKQQIEQVMKHYS, from the coding sequence ATGACAGAAAAGCAAAAAATTGATAAAGTTATTGTGGTTGAAGGGCGTGATGATACTGCCAATCTCAAACGTTTTTTTGATTGTGATACTTATGAAACGGGCGGGTCATCTATTGATGATGCAGATTTGGAGCGCTTGAAAATACTTCAGGAAAAACGGGGAATAATTGTCTTCACAGATCCTGATTTTCAAGGGGAACGAATTCGCAAAATCATCATGCAAGCTGTTCCCGAGGCCCAACACGCTTTTTTAAATCGTTCTGAAGCCCGTCCAAAAGGTAAAGGTTCGTTGGGCATCGAACACGCCAATTTTGATGACCTCAAAAAAGCACTGACGGAAGTTTTGGGCGGAGAGAAAATGCTGACGGAAAATTCGTCAGTAAATTTGACGCAAGCGGAGCTGATGAAATTTGGCTTAGTTATGGCGTCAGACAGCCGTAAGCGGCGAGAATATCTCTGCGAGCACTTACGAATTGGTTATGCGAATGGCAAACAGATTGAAAAAAGACTGAATATGTTTGGAATTTCCAAACAACAAATTGAACAGGTTATGAAGCATTATAGCTAA
- a CDS encoding P-loop NTPase family protein, translating into MKIVIIGCSGTGKSTLARDLATLTDFPILHLDKVFHKYPSEIAREKLRQATQNFISENENGIIDGNYGSTFDERLPFADEIVWLQLPPVVSLFRVIKRSIGVRLAGKIRPDMAEEFVEKWDKDYLEFLKFVWTFSQKEVPEIERKLTEFDVWDKLVILKNRKDKEKYLAKYDRKAKN; encoded by the coding sequence GTGAAGATTGTGATTATTGGTTGCTCAGGGACAGGAAAGTCAACTTTGGCAAGGGATTTGGCAACATTGACTGATTTTCCAATTTTGCATTTGGATAAGGTCTTTCACAAATATCCAAGTGAAATTGCCAGAGAAAAGTTGCGGCAGGCGACCCAAAATTTTATTTCTGAAAATGAAAATGGCATCATTGACGGAAATTATGGCTCGACGTTTGATGAACGTCTGCCTTTTGCTGATGAAATTGTTTGGTTGCAATTGCCACCAGTGGTTAGTCTTTTTCGTGTGATTAAACGTTCTATTGGGGTGCGTTTAGCGGGTAAAATTCGGCCAGATATGGCAGAAGAATTTGTAGAAAAATGGGATAAAGACTATCTGGAATTTTTGAAATTTGTTTGGACATTTTCTCAAAAAGAAGTGCCAGAAATTGAGCGAAAATTAACAGAGTTTGATGTCTGGGACAAACTTGTTATCCTAAAAAATCGGAAAGATAAAGAAAAATATTTAGCAAAATATGACAGAAAAGCAAAAAATTGA
- a CDS encoding TatD family hydrolase: MEIFDTHTHLNTVEFEGRIQEELAKAKTFNVTKINNVGSNYQLNDAALILAEKFDECYATIGWHPDDAAEFDEKAEEYLLTHLSDKKVVAVGEIGLDYHWMVRPKEEQERVFRRQIQISKMMNVPFQVHTREALADTYEIIKSEGVGAAGGIMHSFSGTADQAAAFVELGMMISFSGVVTFKKSLDLQEAARLLDLDKILVETDAPYLTPVPFRGRENTPAYTKYTVEKIAELRGISPEEVAKVTMENAQRIFGL; the protein is encoded by the coding sequence ATAGAAATTTTTGATACACACACGCATCTCAACACAGTGGAATTTGAGGGGCGGATTCAAGAGGAGTTGGCGAAAGCGAAAACTTTTAATGTCACGAAAATTAATAATGTGGGGAGTAATTATCAACTTAATGATGCTGCGCTGATTTTGGCGGAAAAATTTGATGAATGCTATGCTACAATTGGCTGGCATCCTGATGACGCGGCTGAATTTGATGAAAAAGCTGAGGAATATTTACTGACGCATTTGTCAGACAAAAAAGTGGTTGCTGTGGGAGAAATTGGTTTGGATTATCACTGGATGGTTCGGCCTAAAGAAGAGCAGGAGCGGGTTTTCAGGCGACAAATTCAAATTTCTAAAATGATGAATGTGCCTTTTCAAGTCCATACGCGTGAGGCGCTGGCTGATACTTATGAAATTATCAAATCTGAAGGAGTTGGTGCAGCTGGTGGTATTATGCATTCTTTTTCGGGGACGGCGGATCAAGCAGCTGCTTTTGTTGAGCTGGGAATGATGATTTCATTTTCGGGTGTGGTTACGTTTAAAAAATCACTTGATTTGCAAGAGGCGGCACGTTTGCTTGATTTGGACAAAATTTTGGTGGAGACGGATGCGCCTTATTTGACGCCAGTGCCTTTTCGAGGACGGGAAAATACGCCTGCTTATACAAAATACACTGTCGAAAAAATTGCAGAGTTGCGTGGAATTTCGCCTGAAGAAGTAGCGAAAGTGACAATGGAAAATGCACAACGAATTTTTGGACTTTAG
- a CDS encoding MucBP domain-containing protein translates to MKIKKVLSQSMVGMICVSTLANVAAASTVDTNQSEQQISEVNEITTPELINVIQGIEDNSGQVNPVSTGDDTDQIDPVSTGDDTELANASLQSTEDVQDSQLDLDISGEGGATASSDSQIMENGDSISGSSPQVTTFATATPLATVVQSGQYGTAPWEITDDGILTINTGTFPDNDAIYLQGPWTQYADIITKIVFTGPVTDGIDTSYLFNGLANVTEIQGLNYLDTNRVTNMEGMFSGMSSLTSLDISTFNTTGVTNMQAMFSGMHSLKSLNVNGLDTSDVTNMEMMFNGVGLTTVDLSSFNTVSVHTMYAMFQGASFVSLDISNFNMTNVVDTQGMFNVLDELRELKLGTNCRFPDDTGLPDIPITSEYTGKWQNIDTGTATKPNGAFVFASNELESYYDGATMVGTYVWQPRPLDVSQPVKAADVTVNYLDSNGNKIHDPQLISGNVGDAYDASSDVYQLKIDGYTLDESKLPTNVKGVLSDTPQSINYHYIEVAQPVKAADVTVNYLDSNGNKIHDPQLISGNVGDAYDASSDVYQLKIDGYTLDESKLPTNVKGVLSDTPQTVDYTYKKDTLATTLNDSKIAPSGQSKFGNLPNAGDNDLISVIAMISGLFVMIGLWISKQVKQRYK, encoded by the coding sequence ATGAAAATCAAAAAAGTATTAAGTCAAAGCATGGTGGGGATGATTTGCGTATCAACTTTAGCAAATGTTGCAGCAGCAAGTACGGTTGACACAAATCAATCAGAACAGCAAATCTCGGAAGTAAATGAAATAACAACTCCTGAGCTTATTAATGTCATTCAGGGGATAGAGGATAATTCTGGTCAAGTAAACCCCGTTTCGACAGGAGATGATACAGATCAAATAGACCCAGTTTCAACAGGAGATGATACTGAGCTTGCTAACGCTTCTCTTCAGTCGACTGAAGATGTTCAGGACTCCCAACTAGATTTAGATATATCAGGGGAGGGGGGAGCAACAGCGAGTAGTGATTCCCAGATTATGGAGAATGGCGATAGCATCAGTGGTTCTTCACCACAAGTAACCACCTTTGCAACAGCAACCCCACTAGCAACTGTTGTCCAAAGCGGGCAATATGGAACAGCTCCCTGGGAAATTACTGATGATGGAATATTAACTATTAATACTGGTACTTTTCCAGATAATGATGCAATATACCTACAGGGACCGTGGACTCAATATGCAGATATTATTACAAAAATTGTATTTACAGGCCCTGTTACTGACGGGATAGATACTAGCTATTTGTTTAACGGATTAGCTAATGTTACAGAGATTCAAGGTCTCAACTATTTAGACACAAACAGGGTTACAAATATGGAAGGAATGTTTAGTGGGATGTCGAGTCTCACAAGCCTGGACATATCTACTTTCAACACTACTGGTGTAACTAATATGCAAGCGATGTTTAGTGGGATGCACTCGCTCAAAAGCCTAAACGTTAATGGTTTGGACACGTCTGATGTTACAAATATGGAGATGATGTTTAACGGAGTCGGTTTGACAACAGTAGATCTCTCTTCATTCAATACAGTATCTGTGCATACTATGTACGCAATGTTTCAAGGTGCTTCTTTTGTATCATTGGACATTTCTAATTTCAATATGACTAATGTTGTTGATACCCAAGGAATGTTCAATGTTTTAGACGAACTTAGAGAGTTAAAATTAGGCACAAATTGCAGATTCCCTGACGATACGGGTTTACCTGATATTCCTATTACAAGTGAATATACTGGAAAGTGGCAAAATATTGATACAGGAACAGCTACAAAGCCAAATGGTGCATTTGTTTTTGCATCTAATGAATTAGAAAGTTATTATGATGGAGCTACAATGGTTGGTACTTATGTCTGGCAACCTCGTCCTTTGGACGTAAGTCAACCTGTAAAAGCAGCAGATGTTACGGTAAATTACCTGGATAGTAATGGGAATAAAATCCATGATCCTCAGTTGATTAGTGGTAATGTTGGAGATGCTTATGACGCTTCAAGTGATGTGTATCAACTCAAAATAGATGGTTACACACTGGATGAAAGTAAATTACCAACAAATGTAAAAGGGGTTTTGAGCGATACTCCTCAAAGTATCAACTACCACTACATTGAAGTAGCACAGCCTGTAAAAGCAGCAGATGTTACGGTAAATTATCTGGATAGTAATGGGAATAAAATCCATGATCCTCAGTTGATTAGTGGTAATGTTGGAGATGCTTATGATGCTTCAAGTGATGTGTATCAACTCAAAATAGATGGCTACACACTGGATGAAAGTAAATTACCAACAAATGTAAAAGGGGTTTTGAGCGATACTCCTCAAACAGTAGATTATACTTACAAAAAGGATACACTGGCTACAACTTTAAATGATTCAAAAATAGCTCCGAGTGGTCAATCAAAATTTGGCAATCTTCCCAATGCAGGAGACAATGATTTAATTTCGGTAATTGCTATGATTTCGGGATTATTTGTGATGATAGGTCTCTGGATTTCAAAGCAAGTCAAACAAAGATACAAATAA